A genomic window from Bubalus bubalis isolate 160015118507 breed Murrah chromosome X, NDDB_SH_1, whole genome shotgun sequence includes:
- the AGTR2 gene encoding type-2 angiotensin II receptor — protein sequence MKTNFSLATISKNITSSLHVELVNISGNESTFNCSHKPSDKHLDAIPVLYYIIFAVGFLVNTIVVTLFCCQKGPKKVSSIYIFNLAVADLLLLATLPLWATYYSHRYDWLFGPVMCKLFGSFLTLNMFASIFFITCMSVDRYQSVIYPFLSQRRNPWQASYIVPLVWCMACLSSLPTFYFRDVRTIEYLGVNACIMAFPPEKYAQWSAGIALMKNILGFIIPLIFIATCYFGIRKHLLKTNSYGKNRITRDQVLKMAAAVVLAFIICWLPFHVLTFLDALAWMGVINSCEVIAVIDLALPFAILLGFTNSCINPFLYCFVGNRFQQKLRRVFRVPITWLQGKRENGSCGKSSSFREMETFVS from the coding sequence ATGAAGACCAACTTCTCCCTTGCCACCATCAGCAAAAACATTACCAGCAGTCTTCACGTTGAACTTGTGAACATTTCCGGCAATGAGTCTACCTTTAATTGCTCACATAAGCCATCAGATAAGCATTTAGATGCAATTCCTGTTCTCTATTACATTATTTTTGCAGTTGGATTTCTTGTCAATACTATTGTGGTTACACTGTTTTGTTGTCAAAAGGGTCCTAAGAAGGTTTCCAGCATTTACATCTTCAACCTAGCTGTGGCTGACTTACTTCTTTTAGCTACTCTTCCTCTCTGGGCAACCTATTATTCTCATAGATATGACTGGCTCTTTGGGCCTGTAATGTGCAAACTTTTTGGTTCTTTCCTGACCCTGAACATGTTTGCAAGCATTTTTTTTATCACCTGCATGAGTGTTGATAGGTACCAATCTGTCATTTACCCCTTTCTGTCTCAAAGAAGAAATCCCTGGCAAGCATCTTATATAGTTCCCCTTGTTTGGTGTATGGCTTGTCTGTCCTCATTGCCAACGTTTTATTTCCGGGATGTCAGAACCATTGAATATTTAGGGGTGAATGCTTGCATAATGGCTTTCCCACCTGAGAAGTATGCCCAATGGTCAGCTGGGATTGCCTTAATGAAAAATATCCTTGGTTTTATTATCCCTTTAATATTCATAGCAACATGTTATTTCGGAATCAGAAAACATCTACTGAAGACCAATAGCTATGGGAAAAATAGAATAACTCGTGACCAAGTTCTGAAGATGGCAGCTGCTGTTGTTCTGGCATTCATCATTTGTTGGCTTCCCTTCCATGTTCTGACCTTCCTGGATGCTCTAGCCTGGATGGGTGTCATTAATAGCTGTGAAGTTATAGCAGTCATTGACCTGGCACTTCCTTTTGCCATTCTCCTGGGATTCACCAACAGCTGCATTAATCCCTTTCTGTATTGTTTTGTTGGAAATAGGTTCCAGCAGAAGCTCCGCCGTGTGTTTAGGGTTCCAATTACTTGGCTCCAAGGCAAGAGAGAGAATGGGTCATGTGGAAAAAGCAGTTCCTTTAGAGAAATGGAGACCTTTGTGTCTTAA